From Lampris incognitus isolate fLamInc1 chromosome 13, fLamInc1.hap2, whole genome shotgun sequence, one genomic window encodes:
- the LOC130122406 gene encoding striatin-like isoform X3, with the protein MLEYALKQERAKYHKLKYGTELNQGDMKPPSYDSDEANENEAPGSLNNQLSWKQGRQLLRQYLQEVGYTDTILDVKSQRVRALLGLAGDAGGGKKGDKTSAQPLVNGTDSSTKGMGTGPRGKTELSDTSAVLEAFKFIETAAAEFSDEDEEDDNEAKDRTFTESRTIMRKRPPSSSSSSSSSLPASMDTSEDPDAEEALKGFDFLSSPDDMDTSSESRGPGDGTDWEKDEQGPISEAWDVDQGLITKLKEQYRKERKGKKGVKRPNRSKLQDMLANLRDAEDMSHVQPPSTSQARPKVSRLNEHDGNRTDEVEALTFPPASGKSFIMGPDEAMENELGLGELAGLTVANEADSLAYDIGNNKDALRKTWNPKFTLRSHFDGVRGLAFHPVEPVLVTASEDHTIKMWNLQKTAPAKKSASLDVEPIYTFRAHRGAVLCVVMSSTGEQCFSGGVDGTIQSWNMPNPNIDPYDSYEPSVLRGPLCGHTDSVWGLVYSSAHQRLLSCSADGSMRLWDANNTSPALAVFNENKELGVPSSVDLVCSEPAHMVTSFTSGQISIFNMETRQLVLNLESTLEPGAPCQINKVLSHPTLPITITAQEDRHIKFFDNNTGKLIHSMVAHLDAVTSLAVDPNGLYLMSGSHDCSIRLWNLESKTCIQEFTAHRKKFEESIHDVAFHPSKCYIASAGADALAKVFV; encoded by the exons ATGCTGGAGTACGCCCTCAAGCAGGAAAG GGCAAAGTACCATAAGTTAAAATATGGGACAGAGTTAAATCAAGGCGACATGAAACCTCCAAGCTACGACTCTG aTGAGGCCAATGAGAATGAGGCTCCCGGATCACTCAACAATCAGCTGTCTTGGAAGCAaggccgccagctcctcagaca GTACCTGCAGGAGGTGGGTTATACAGACACCATCTTGGATGTGAAGTCCCAGAGGGTGAGGGCCCTGCTTGGCCTAGCTGGGGATGCAGGAGGTGGTAAAAAAGGTGACAAGACCAGTGCTCAGCCTTTGGTCAATGGGACCGACTCATCAACAAAGGGCATGGGCACAGGCCCGAGAGG GAAAACGGAGCTCTCTGACACCAGTGCCGTATTGGAGGCCTTCAAGTTCATTGAGACTGCTGCAGCGGAGTTCAGTGATGAAGATGAGGAAGATGATAATGAGGCAAAAGACAGGACTTTCACAGAGTCTAGGACG ATCATGAGGAAGAgacccccatcatcatcatcatcatcatcgtcgtcattgCCAGCCAGTATGGACACCAGTGAGGACCCGGATGCAGAGGAGGCCCTCAAAGGTTTCGACTTCCTGTCCAGCCCGGATGACATGGACACCTCATCAGAGTCCAGAGGCCCGGGGGACGGCACAGACTGGG AGAAGGACGAGCAGGGTCCCATTTCTGAGGCCTGGGATGTGGACCAGGGCCTGATAACCAAACTCAAGGAGCAGTACAGAAAGGAGCGCAAGGGGAAAAAGGGGGTGAAGA GACCCAATCGGTCCAAGCTGCAGGACATGCTGGCAAACCTGAGAGACGCCGAGGACATGTCCCACGTGCAGCCTCCGTCTACATCTCAAGCCAGGCCCAAGGTGTCCCGCCTCAATGAGCATGACGGGAACCGGACAGACGAAG TTGAAGCCCTGACCTTCCCTCCTGCCTCAGGGAAGTCGTTTATCATGGGCCCCGATGAGGCCATGGAGAATGAGCTGGGCCTGGGGGAGCTGGCTGGACTCACCGTGGCCAACGAGGCTGACAGCCTGGCCTATGAC ATCGGCAACAATAAGGATGCCCTGAGGAAGACGTGGAACCCCAAGTTCACTCTGCGGAGCCACTTTGACGGGGTCCGTGGCCTAGCCTTCCATCCTGTGGAGCCAGTCCTGGTCACCGCTTCTGAAGACCACACCATTAAAATGTGGAACCTTCAGAAGACTGCCCCCGCCAAGAA AAGCGCTTCTTTAGATGTGGAGCCGATCTACACTTTCAGGGCCCACAG GGGCGCTGTGCTGTGCGTGGTGATGAGCAGTACAGGAGAACAGTGTTTCAGCGGAGGGGTGGATGGAACCATCCAGAGTTGGAACATGCCAAACCCCAATATTGACCCATATGACTCATACG AGCCGTCGGTGCTGCGTGGGCCATTGTGCGGGCACACTGACTCTGTGTGGGGCCTTGTGTACAGTAGCGCCCACCAGCGCCTTCTCTCCTGCTCTGCAGATGGCAGCATGAGACTGTGGGATGCAAACAACACCTCCCCTGCCCTCGCCGTGTTCAACGAGAACAAAG AGCTAGGCGTTCCCTCCTCAGTAGACCTGGTATGCAGTGAACCCGCCCACATGGTCACCTCCTTCACCAGTGGGCAGATCAGCATCTTCAATATGGAGACCCGCCAGTTAGTCCTCAACCTGGAGTCCACTTTGGAGCCTG gcGCTCCTTGTCAGATCAATAAGGTGTTGAGCCACCCCACCTTACCAATCACCATCACTGCTCAGGAGGACAGACACATTAAATTCTTTGACAACAACACGGGGAAGCTGATCCACTCCATGGTGGCCCACCTGGACGCTGTCACAAGCTTAGCTGTCGACCCTAACGGGCTGTACCTGATGTCCGGGA GCCATGACTGTTCGATCCGTCTGTGGAATCTGGAGAGTAAAACTTGCATCCAGGAGTTCACGGCTCACAGAAAGAAGTTTGAGGAGTCGATCCACGACGTGGCGTTCCACCCATCCAAATGCTACATCGCCAGTGCCGGGGCCGACGCGCTCGCCAAAGTGTTTGTATGA
- the LOC130122406 gene encoding striatin-like isoform X1, which produces MDEQAGPGVFFNNNNNPVLPGGGKGPSPDSDAGEAARAQYSIPGILHFLQHEWARFEVERAQWEVERAELQAQIAFLQGERKGQENLKKDLVRRIKMLEYALKQERAKYHKLKYGTELNQGDMKPPSYDSDEANENEAPGSLNNQLSWKQGRQLLRQYLQEVGYTDTILDVKSQRVRALLGLAGDAGGGKKGDKTSAQPLVNGTDSSTKGMGTGPRGKTELSDTSAVLEAFKFIETAAAEFSDEDEEDDNEAKDRTFTESRTIMRKRPPSSSSSSSSSLPASMDTSEDPDAEEALKGFDFLSSPDDMDTSSESRGPGDGTDWEKDEQGPISEAWDVDQGLITKLKEQYRKERKGKKGVKRPNRSKLQDMLANLRDAEDMSHVQPPSTSQARPKVSRLNEHDGNRTDEVEALTFPPASGKSFIMGPDEAMENELGLGELAGLTVANEADSLAYDIGNNKDALRKTWNPKFTLRSHFDGVRGLAFHPVEPVLVTASEDHTIKMWNLQKTAPAKKSASLDVEPIYTFRAHRGAVLCVVMSSTGEQCFSGGVDGTIQSWNMPNPNIDPYDSYEPSVLRGPLCGHTDSVWGLVYSSAHQRLLSCSADGSMRLWDANNTSPALAVFNENKELGVPSSVDLVCSEPAHMVTSFTSGQISIFNMETRQLVLNLESTLEPGAPCQINKVLSHPTLPITITAQEDRHIKFFDNNTGKLIHSMVAHLDAVTSLAVDPNGLYLMSGSHDCSIRLWNLESKTCIQEFTAHRKKFEESIHDVAFHPSKCYIASAGADALAKVFV; this is translated from the exons GCCCAAATTGCGTTCCTGCAGGGAGAGAGGAAAGGCCaggaaaacctgaagaaagacCTTGTGAGGAGGATCAAGATGCTGGAGTACGCCCTCAAGCAGGAAAG GGCAAAGTACCATAAGTTAAAATATGGGACAGAGTTAAATCAAGGCGACATGAAACCTCCAAGCTACGACTCTG aTGAGGCCAATGAGAATGAGGCTCCCGGATCACTCAACAATCAGCTGTCTTGGAAGCAaggccgccagctcctcagaca GTACCTGCAGGAGGTGGGTTATACAGACACCATCTTGGATGTGAAGTCCCAGAGGGTGAGGGCCCTGCTTGGCCTAGCTGGGGATGCAGGAGGTGGTAAAAAAGGTGACAAGACCAGTGCTCAGCCTTTGGTCAATGGGACCGACTCATCAACAAAGGGCATGGGCACAGGCCCGAGAGG GAAAACGGAGCTCTCTGACACCAGTGCCGTATTGGAGGCCTTCAAGTTCATTGAGACTGCTGCAGCGGAGTTCAGTGATGAAGATGAGGAAGATGATAATGAGGCAAAAGACAGGACTTTCACAGAGTCTAGGACG ATCATGAGGAAGAgacccccatcatcatcatcatcatcatcgtcgtcattgCCAGCCAGTATGGACACCAGTGAGGACCCGGATGCAGAGGAGGCCCTCAAAGGTTTCGACTTCCTGTCCAGCCCGGATGACATGGACACCTCATCAGAGTCCAGAGGCCCGGGGGACGGCACAGACTGGG AGAAGGACGAGCAGGGTCCCATTTCTGAGGCCTGGGATGTGGACCAGGGCCTGATAACCAAACTCAAGGAGCAGTACAGAAAGGAGCGCAAGGGGAAAAAGGGGGTGAAGA GACCCAATCGGTCCAAGCTGCAGGACATGCTGGCAAACCTGAGAGACGCCGAGGACATGTCCCACGTGCAGCCTCCGTCTACATCTCAAGCCAGGCCCAAGGTGTCCCGCCTCAATGAGCATGACGGGAACCGGACAGACGAAG TTGAAGCCCTGACCTTCCCTCCTGCCTCAGGGAAGTCGTTTATCATGGGCCCCGATGAGGCCATGGAGAATGAGCTGGGCCTGGGGGAGCTGGCTGGACTCACCGTGGCCAACGAGGCTGACAGCCTGGCCTATGAC ATCGGCAACAATAAGGATGCCCTGAGGAAGACGTGGAACCCCAAGTTCACTCTGCGGAGCCACTTTGACGGGGTCCGTGGCCTAGCCTTCCATCCTGTGGAGCCAGTCCTGGTCACCGCTTCTGAAGACCACACCATTAAAATGTGGAACCTTCAGAAGACTGCCCCCGCCAAGAA AAGCGCTTCTTTAGATGTGGAGCCGATCTACACTTTCAGGGCCCACAG GGGCGCTGTGCTGTGCGTGGTGATGAGCAGTACAGGAGAACAGTGTTTCAGCGGAGGGGTGGATGGAACCATCCAGAGTTGGAACATGCCAAACCCCAATATTGACCCATATGACTCATACG AGCCGTCGGTGCTGCGTGGGCCATTGTGCGGGCACACTGACTCTGTGTGGGGCCTTGTGTACAGTAGCGCCCACCAGCGCCTTCTCTCCTGCTCTGCAGATGGCAGCATGAGACTGTGGGATGCAAACAACACCTCCCCTGCCCTCGCCGTGTTCAACGAGAACAAAG AGCTAGGCGTTCCCTCCTCAGTAGACCTGGTATGCAGTGAACCCGCCCACATGGTCACCTCCTTCACCAGTGGGCAGATCAGCATCTTCAATATGGAGACCCGCCAGTTAGTCCTCAACCTGGAGTCCACTTTGGAGCCTG gcGCTCCTTGTCAGATCAATAAGGTGTTGAGCCACCCCACCTTACCAATCACCATCACTGCTCAGGAGGACAGACACATTAAATTCTTTGACAACAACACGGGGAAGCTGATCCACTCCATGGTGGCCCACCTGGACGCTGTCACAAGCTTAGCTGTCGACCCTAACGGGCTGTACCTGATGTCCGGGA GCCATGACTGTTCGATCCGTCTGTGGAATCTGGAGAGTAAAACTTGCATCCAGGAGTTCACGGCTCACAGAAAGAAGTTTGAGGAGTCGATCCACGACGTGGCGTTCCACCCATCCAAATGCTACATCGCCAGTGCCGGGGCCGACGCGCTCGCCAAAGTGTTTGTATGA
- the LOC130122406 gene encoding striatin-like isoform X4 — protein MKPPSYDSDEANENEAPGSLNNQLSWKQGRQLLRQYLQEVGYTDTILDVKSQRVRALLGLAGDAGGGKKGDKTSAQPLVNGTDSSTKGMGTGPRGKTELSDTSAVLEAFKFIETAAAEFSDEDEEDDNEAKDRTFTESRTIMRKRPPSSSSSSSSSLPASMDTSEDPDAEEALKGFDFLSSPDDMDTSSESRGPGDGTDWEKDEQGPISEAWDVDQGLITKLKEQYRKERKGKKGVKRPNRSKLQDMLANLRDAEDMSHVQPPSTSQARPKVSRLNEHDGNRTDEVEALTFPPASGKSFIMGPDEAMENELGLGELAGLTVANEADSLAYDIGNNKDALRKTWNPKFTLRSHFDGVRGLAFHPVEPVLVTASEDHTIKMWNLQKTAPAKKSASLDVEPIYTFRAHRGAVLCVVMSSTGEQCFSGGVDGTIQSWNMPNPNIDPYDSYEPSVLRGPLCGHTDSVWGLVYSSAHQRLLSCSADGSMRLWDANNTSPALAVFNENKELGVPSSVDLVCSEPAHMVTSFTSGQISIFNMETRQLVLNLESTLEPGAPCQINKVLSHPTLPITITAQEDRHIKFFDNNTGKLIHSMVAHLDAVTSLAVDPNGLYLMSGSHDCSIRLWNLESKTCIQEFTAHRKKFEESIHDVAFHPSKCYIASAGADALAKVFV, from the exons ATGAAACCTCCAAGCTACGACTCTG aTGAGGCCAATGAGAATGAGGCTCCCGGATCACTCAACAATCAGCTGTCTTGGAAGCAaggccgccagctcctcagaca GTACCTGCAGGAGGTGGGTTATACAGACACCATCTTGGATGTGAAGTCCCAGAGGGTGAGGGCCCTGCTTGGCCTAGCTGGGGATGCAGGAGGTGGTAAAAAAGGTGACAAGACCAGTGCTCAGCCTTTGGTCAATGGGACCGACTCATCAACAAAGGGCATGGGCACAGGCCCGAGAGG GAAAACGGAGCTCTCTGACACCAGTGCCGTATTGGAGGCCTTCAAGTTCATTGAGACTGCTGCAGCGGAGTTCAGTGATGAAGATGAGGAAGATGATAATGAGGCAAAAGACAGGACTTTCACAGAGTCTAGGACG ATCATGAGGAAGAgacccccatcatcatcatcatcatcatcgtcgtcattgCCAGCCAGTATGGACACCAGTGAGGACCCGGATGCAGAGGAGGCCCTCAAAGGTTTCGACTTCCTGTCCAGCCCGGATGACATGGACACCTCATCAGAGTCCAGAGGCCCGGGGGACGGCACAGACTGGG AGAAGGACGAGCAGGGTCCCATTTCTGAGGCCTGGGATGTGGACCAGGGCCTGATAACCAAACTCAAGGAGCAGTACAGAAAGGAGCGCAAGGGGAAAAAGGGGGTGAAGA GACCCAATCGGTCCAAGCTGCAGGACATGCTGGCAAACCTGAGAGACGCCGAGGACATGTCCCACGTGCAGCCTCCGTCTACATCTCAAGCCAGGCCCAAGGTGTCCCGCCTCAATGAGCATGACGGGAACCGGACAGACGAAG TTGAAGCCCTGACCTTCCCTCCTGCCTCAGGGAAGTCGTTTATCATGGGCCCCGATGAGGCCATGGAGAATGAGCTGGGCCTGGGGGAGCTGGCTGGACTCACCGTGGCCAACGAGGCTGACAGCCTGGCCTATGAC ATCGGCAACAATAAGGATGCCCTGAGGAAGACGTGGAACCCCAAGTTCACTCTGCGGAGCCACTTTGACGGGGTCCGTGGCCTAGCCTTCCATCCTGTGGAGCCAGTCCTGGTCACCGCTTCTGAAGACCACACCATTAAAATGTGGAACCTTCAGAAGACTGCCCCCGCCAAGAA AAGCGCTTCTTTAGATGTGGAGCCGATCTACACTTTCAGGGCCCACAG GGGCGCTGTGCTGTGCGTGGTGATGAGCAGTACAGGAGAACAGTGTTTCAGCGGAGGGGTGGATGGAACCATCCAGAGTTGGAACATGCCAAACCCCAATATTGACCCATATGACTCATACG AGCCGTCGGTGCTGCGTGGGCCATTGTGCGGGCACACTGACTCTGTGTGGGGCCTTGTGTACAGTAGCGCCCACCAGCGCCTTCTCTCCTGCTCTGCAGATGGCAGCATGAGACTGTGGGATGCAAACAACACCTCCCCTGCCCTCGCCGTGTTCAACGAGAACAAAG AGCTAGGCGTTCCCTCCTCAGTAGACCTGGTATGCAGTGAACCCGCCCACATGGTCACCTCCTTCACCAGTGGGCAGATCAGCATCTTCAATATGGAGACCCGCCAGTTAGTCCTCAACCTGGAGTCCACTTTGGAGCCTG gcGCTCCTTGTCAGATCAATAAGGTGTTGAGCCACCCCACCTTACCAATCACCATCACTGCTCAGGAGGACAGACACATTAAATTCTTTGACAACAACACGGGGAAGCTGATCCACTCCATGGTGGCCCACCTGGACGCTGTCACAAGCTTAGCTGTCGACCCTAACGGGCTGTACCTGATGTCCGGGA GCCATGACTGTTCGATCCGTCTGTGGAATCTGGAGAGTAAAACTTGCATCCAGGAGTTCACGGCTCACAGAAAGAAGTTTGAGGAGTCGATCCACGACGTGGCGTTCCACCCATCCAAATGCTACATCGCCAGTGCCGGGGCCGACGCGCTCGCCAAAGTGTTTGTATGA
- the LOC130122406 gene encoding striatin-like isoform X2, producing MDEQAGPGVFFNNNNNPVLPGGGKGPSPDSDAGEAARAQYSIPGILHFLQHEWARFEVERAQWEVERAELQAQIAFLQGERKGQENLKKDLVRRIKMLEYALKQERAKYHKLKYGTELNQGDMKPPSYDSDEANENEAPGSLNNQLSWKQGRQLLRQYLQEVGYTDTILDVKSQRVRALLGLAGDAGGGKKGDKTSAQPLVNGTDSSTKGMGTGPRGKTELSDTSAVLEAFKFIETAAAEFSDEDEEDDNEAKDRTFTESRTIMRKRPPSSSSSSSSSLPASMDTSEDPDAEEALKGFDFLSSPDDMDTSSESRGPGDGTDWGPNRSKLQDMLANLRDAEDMSHVQPPSTSQARPKVSRLNEHDGNRTDEVEALTFPPASGKSFIMGPDEAMENELGLGELAGLTVANEADSLAYDIGNNKDALRKTWNPKFTLRSHFDGVRGLAFHPVEPVLVTASEDHTIKMWNLQKTAPAKKSASLDVEPIYTFRAHRGAVLCVVMSSTGEQCFSGGVDGTIQSWNMPNPNIDPYDSYEPSVLRGPLCGHTDSVWGLVYSSAHQRLLSCSADGSMRLWDANNTSPALAVFNENKELGVPSSVDLVCSEPAHMVTSFTSGQISIFNMETRQLVLNLESTLEPGAPCQINKVLSHPTLPITITAQEDRHIKFFDNNTGKLIHSMVAHLDAVTSLAVDPNGLYLMSGSHDCSIRLWNLESKTCIQEFTAHRKKFEESIHDVAFHPSKCYIASAGADALAKVFV from the exons GCCCAAATTGCGTTCCTGCAGGGAGAGAGGAAAGGCCaggaaaacctgaagaaagacCTTGTGAGGAGGATCAAGATGCTGGAGTACGCCCTCAAGCAGGAAAG GGCAAAGTACCATAAGTTAAAATATGGGACAGAGTTAAATCAAGGCGACATGAAACCTCCAAGCTACGACTCTG aTGAGGCCAATGAGAATGAGGCTCCCGGATCACTCAACAATCAGCTGTCTTGGAAGCAaggccgccagctcctcagaca GTACCTGCAGGAGGTGGGTTATACAGACACCATCTTGGATGTGAAGTCCCAGAGGGTGAGGGCCCTGCTTGGCCTAGCTGGGGATGCAGGAGGTGGTAAAAAAGGTGACAAGACCAGTGCTCAGCCTTTGGTCAATGGGACCGACTCATCAACAAAGGGCATGGGCACAGGCCCGAGAGG GAAAACGGAGCTCTCTGACACCAGTGCCGTATTGGAGGCCTTCAAGTTCATTGAGACTGCTGCAGCGGAGTTCAGTGATGAAGATGAGGAAGATGATAATGAGGCAAAAGACAGGACTTTCACAGAGTCTAGGACG ATCATGAGGAAGAgacccccatcatcatcatcatcatcatcgtcgtcattgCCAGCCAGTATGGACACCAGTGAGGACCCGGATGCAGAGGAGGCCCTCAAAGGTTTCGACTTCCTGTCCAGCCCGGATGACATGGACACCTCATCAGAGTCCAGAGGCCCGGGGGACGGCACAGACTGGG GACCCAATCGGTCCAAGCTGCAGGACATGCTGGCAAACCTGAGAGACGCCGAGGACATGTCCCACGTGCAGCCTCCGTCTACATCTCAAGCCAGGCCCAAGGTGTCCCGCCTCAATGAGCATGACGGGAACCGGACAGACGAAG TTGAAGCCCTGACCTTCCCTCCTGCCTCAGGGAAGTCGTTTATCATGGGCCCCGATGAGGCCATGGAGAATGAGCTGGGCCTGGGGGAGCTGGCTGGACTCACCGTGGCCAACGAGGCTGACAGCCTGGCCTATGAC ATCGGCAACAATAAGGATGCCCTGAGGAAGACGTGGAACCCCAAGTTCACTCTGCGGAGCCACTTTGACGGGGTCCGTGGCCTAGCCTTCCATCCTGTGGAGCCAGTCCTGGTCACCGCTTCTGAAGACCACACCATTAAAATGTGGAACCTTCAGAAGACTGCCCCCGCCAAGAA AAGCGCTTCTTTAGATGTGGAGCCGATCTACACTTTCAGGGCCCACAG GGGCGCTGTGCTGTGCGTGGTGATGAGCAGTACAGGAGAACAGTGTTTCAGCGGAGGGGTGGATGGAACCATCCAGAGTTGGAACATGCCAAACCCCAATATTGACCCATATGACTCATACG AGCCGTCGGTGCTGCGTGGGCCATTGTGCGGGCACACTGACTCTGTGTGGGGCCTTGTGTACAGTAGCGCCCACCAGCGCCTTCTCTCCTGCTCTGCAGATGGCAGCATGAGACTGTGGGATGCAAACAACACCTCCCCTGCCCTCGCCGTGTTCAACGAGAACAAAG AGCTAGGCGTTCCCTCCTCAGTAGACCTGGTATGCAGTGAACCCGCCCACATGGTCACCTCCTTCACCAGTGGGCAGATCAGCATCTTCAATATGGAGACCCGCCAGTTAGTCCTCAACCTGGAGTCCACTTTGGAGCCTG gcGCTCCTTGTCAGATCAATAAGGTGTTGAGCCACCCCACCTTACCAATCACCATCACTGCTCAGGAGGACAGACACATTAAATTCTTTGACAACAACACGGGGAAGCTGATCCACTCCATGGTGGCCCACCTGGACGCTGTCACAAGCTTAGCTGTCGACCCTAACGGGCTGTACCTGATGTCCGGGA GCCATGACTGTTCGATCCGTCTGTGGAATCTGGAGAGTAAAACTTGCATCCAGGAGTTCACGGCTCACAGAAAGAAGTTTGAGGAGTCGATCCACGACGTGGCGTTCCACCCATCCAAATGCTACATCGCCAGTGCCGGGGCCGACGCGCTCGCCAAAGTGTTTGTATGA